CGGTTGCTTGGCGCCTTCATCACCGAGCACGCCGAAAACAGCTTTCCCCGCCTGCCGGTGCGCTTGAGCGAAAACGTCTTTATCGCGGTGACGGGTTTCAACAGTCCCGAGGCGCATGCCAGTTACGAAGCCGCAGTTGCCGCTTCGCCCCAATGGCAAGCGGCCGATGTGACCTGGCGGACCGAAACCTTGCGCCTGACGCCGACGTCGCAGTCGCTGCTGCGGTAACCGGATCGGCACGCGGCCAACCGAAGTTCATACTGAGCGATAGGCCGGCGGCTTGACCGCCCTCGCCGATCGGCATTGCCTTCGTGACGCGGGCAACAGCGAGAGCATTCGATGCGACTGGCCTTCAATGAGACTTTCTGGCAAACGAGCACTGGTGACCGGCGGCTCGGACGGCATCGGCCTGGCGATATCGGAAGCTTTCTTGCGCGAGGGCGCCGACGTGCTGATCGTCGGTCGCGACACCAGCAAGCTCGAGACCGCCCGCGAGACCCTTGCGGCGGAGGGCAACGTCGGCACCCAGTCGGCCGATCTCTCGACCTCTTCCGGCATCGATGCCGTGGTCGATCGCGCGAAAGCAACCGGCCCACTCGACATCCTCGTCAACAATGCCGGCGTCGCCTATCTGGTGCCGTTCGAGACCGTCACCGAGCACCAATTCCAGCAATCCTTCGCGCTCAATGTGACGGCGGCGTTCTTCCTTACCCAGCGGCTGCTGCCGCATCTCGGCGCCAACGCCTCCGTCATCAACATCTCGTCCTACTTCGCCGACAAGATGATCCCGAAGCGGCCGTCGAGCCTGTATTCCTTGTCCAAGGGCGCGCTGAATTCGCTGACCAAGTCGCTGGCCTTCGAGCTTGGTCCGCGCGGCATCAGGGTCAATGCGATTGCGCCCGGCACGGTCGACACCGCCATGCGGCGCAAGTCGATCGACAACCTGCCGGCGGCAGCGCAAGCCGAGCTGAAAACCTATGTCGAGCGCAGCTACCCGCTCGGCCGCATCGGCCAGACCAGCGATCTTGCCGGCATCGCCGTCTATCTCGCCAGCGATGAGGCGGCGTGGACCAGCGGCGGCATTTTCGCGATCGATGGCGGGTATACGGCGGGGTGACCGTTTGGACGGCCCTCGGCCTC
This region of Mesorhizobium sp. C432A genomic DNA includes:
- a CDS encoding SDR family oxidoreductase, whose product is MRLSGKRALVTGGSDGIGLAISEAFLREGADVLIVGRDTSKLETARETLAAEGNVGTQSADLSTSSGIDAVVDRAKATGPLDILVNNAGVAYLVPFETVTEHQFQQSFALNVTAAFFLTQRLLPHLGANASVINISSYFADKMIPKRPSSLYSLSKGALNSLTKSLAFELGPRGIRVNAIAPGTVDTAMRRKSIDNLPAAAQAELKTYVERSYPLGRIGQTSDLAGIAVYLASDEAAWTSGGIFAIDGGYTAG